The nucleotide window GAACCGGACCCCCGCGGCAATCTCCGGTTCCGTGAGCGTGGCGACGCCCCGGATGACCGGCCGGATGTACTCGAAGGTGATCGAGCCCAGGGCCGGGGGAATCAGGCCGTCGGCCAGGGTGTCGGCCGGTTCGAAGGGTACCGGATGACCCGCCGCCAATGCGGCCGTGAGTTTGGGCGAGACGGCCGGCTCGACGCCCCAGACGGCGGTGTCGGGCTTGATGGCGCCGACCGCGGCACAAGTGCCCGCGATCATGCCGCCGCCGCCGACCGGTGCGATGATCGCGGCGGTCGAAGGCTGATCCTCGAGGATTTCGTAGGCGCAGGTGCCCTGGCCCATGATCACATCGTAGTTGTCGAACGGCGCGATCAGCACCAGCCCCTGTTGGGCGATCAGCTCGGCGGCTTTGGCTTCGCGCTCTTTCCTGGTGGTGACGACGATCTCCGCTCCGTGACTCTTGATCCCAGCCACCTTGATGGCCGGCGCGTTTTCCGGCATGACGATGACCGCCCGGGCCCCGAAATGCTTGGCAACGTACGCCACGGCCTGGCCGTGGTTGCCGCTCGAGTGGGTGATGATGCCGCGAGCCCTGACCTCGGCGGGGAGCCGAGAGATGGCGGTGTAGGCGCCGCGGATCTTGAACGCACCGATCGGTTGGTGGTGTTCACACTTGACCCAGACCGGCGTTCCGAACCGCCGACTCAGCTCGGCGGACTCCACCAGCGGCGTCCGGACCGCGATGCCCCGGAGAGCCTCGGCGGTCCGGGTGAGATCGTCCCGGGATACGCCGGGTACCGTCATTCGGCTTCCTCGACCTCGGCCTCGTCGGCTTCGCCTTCGGCCTCTTCTTCTTTGACGACCCGCGCGACCCCGACGATCGAATCGGTCCCCTCGAGGTTCATGACCCGAACGCCCTGGGTGTTCCGTCCGATGACCCGGATGCCGTCGACCGGTACCCGGATAATGACGCCGCTCCGGGTGATCATCATCAACTCGTCCGAGGGCTGCACTTCCTTCAAGGCCATGCAGTGGCCGGTCTTGTCGGTGTTATGGAAGGTGATGATGCCCTTGCCGCCCCGTTTCTGGACCCGGTACTCGGTGATCTCGGATCGTTTGCCGAAGCCCTTTTCGCTCACCACCAGCAAGGTGGCGTCGCGGCGGATCACCACCATGCCGATAACCCGGTCGTCGGCGTTGAGTTCGATTCCCTTGACGCCGCCGGTGGCGCGACCCATTTCGCGGACGTCGCTTTCGTGGAACCGAATGCTCATCCCCCCGGTGGTGGCGAGGACGATGTCGTTGTTGCCGTCGGTGAGCTGAACGTCGATCAGTTCATCGCCGGTCTCGATGTTGATGGCGATGATCCCGTTGGCCCGGGGGTTCCCGTAATCGGACAGCACCGACTTCTTCACGGTACCGTTCCGGGTCACAAACACCAGCCAGCGGTTGTCGGAAAATTCCCGAACCGGTACCAGCGCGGTGATGTGCTCGTCGGGGCGGACGGCGATGCACTGGATGATCGGCTTGCCACGGGTGGCCCGGCCGCCTTGCGGCACTTCGTGCACCTTGAGCCAGTAGACCTGGCCCTGGTTCGAGAAGAACATCACGTAGTCGTGGGTCGAGGCAATGAAGAGATGCTCGATCCAATCGTCTTCTTTGGTGGTGGCCCCCTGCAAGCCCTTGCCGCCGCGGCGCTGCCGCCGGTAGGTCGAGACCGGGGTCCGCTTGATGTAGCCGGTGTGCGAGATCGTGATCACCATGTCTTCTTCGACGATCAGGTCTTCGACCGAGAACTCGTTCTGGTCCGGAATGATCTCGGTCCGCCGATCGTCCCCGAAGGCCTTGGTGACTTCGTCCATCTCGTCTTTGAGGATCTGCATCCGCTTCTCGCGGGACGCCAGGATCGCCCGGAGCTTGGAGATGATGTCCCGGACTTCCTTCAGTTCGGCTTCCAGTTTCTCGATTTCGAGGCCGGTGAGCTTGGCGAGCCGCATGTTGAGGATCGCTTCGCTCTGCTTCTCGGACAGCTTGAACCGTTTCTGAAGCCGGGCGTCCGCGTCATCGACATCCTTCGACTTTCGGATGATCTCGACGACTTCGTCGATGTTGTCGACTGCGATCTTCAGCCCTTCGAGGATGTGCTCCCGGGCCGCTGCCTGATCGAGATCGAACTGGCTCCGCCGGATCACGATTTCGTGGCGGTGCTCGATGAAGTGCTGGAGCAGCTCCTTCAGGTTCATGACCCGGGGCTGGCCTTTGACCAAAGCCAAGTTGATGACCCCGAAGGTCGACTGCATCGTGGTGTGCTTGTAGAGCTGGTTCAGGACCACGTGGGGAATCGTGTCGCGCTTGAGCTCGACGACGAGCCGCATGCCGTCACGGTCCGACTCGTCACGAACCGCGGAAATGCCCTCGACCTTCTTCTCCATGGCCAGGTCCGCGATGGCCTTGGCCAGCGTGGCCTTGTTGACCTGGTAGGGAAGCTCGGTAATGACGATGGCCGACTTGCCCGACGATTCCTTCTCTTCAATCTGGGCCCGGGCCCGCATCACGACTTTGCCTCGCCCGGTTTCGTACGCCTCCCTGATGCCCTGGATTCCGTAGATGTAGCCGCCGGTCGGGAAGTCCGGGCCCTTGACGTGCTTGGTCAGGTCTTGGATGGTGGCATCCGGTTGATCGATCAGCACGGTGACGGCTTGGCAGATTTCCCGGAGGTTGTGGGGCGGAATATTGGTGGCCATGCCGACCGCGATGCCGCTCGACCCGTTGACGAGGAGGTTCGGGATCTTGGAGGGCAGGACGGTCGGCTCCATCAACCGGTCGTCGTAGTTGGGCTGGAAATCGACCGTGTTCTTGTCGATATCCTCGAGCATCGTGACGGCCACCTTGGTCAGCCGGGCTTCGGTGTACCGATAGGCCGCCGCCGGATCGCCGTCGACCGAGCCGAAGTTGCCCTGGCCGTCGACCAACGGATAGCGGAGCGAGAAATCCTGGACCATCCGGACCATCGCTTCGTACACCGGCGAGTCGCCGTGCGGGTGGTACTTGCCTAACACTTCGCCGACGACGGTGGCGGATTTCTTGTAGGGCCGGCCGGGCACCAGGCCGAGTTCGTTCATCGCGTTCAAGATCCGGCGGTGGACCGGCTTCAGGCCGTCGCGCACGTCGGGAAGGGCCCGCGAGACGATCACGCTCATCGAATAGTTGATGAAGCTCTGCTTCATCTCGTCTTCGATCGGGCGGGGGAGAATACGCTCGCGCGAGTTGGGTGCGGTCATGGATCCCTCGACCTATTTTGATCTGGAAAACGGCCCCAGGCGTGGCGGCCCCTGGGCCAGAATGATAGTGGGGTCCTGGGGCTGGAATCAAGCTAGTTTTTCTGGTTCAAAGTGTTTTCCGACAACGACTTAGGTCGGCGATTTTTGGGGCGGAATTGCCCCGGTCCCGGGTCGCCTCCTCGGTGCCGAAGGTTGTTGTCATGCCATGAAATGTCATAAAATCGACGTACGTTCAATTTTTGTGTTGTATTTTCTCCATTACATGGTATATTTACAACAATGTTAGATCGACCAGTCTTCGTTGCGGCGGCCAGAATCGCCCTCTCGCGGTTCCCTGTGGTTGCTCTCCTTGGCCCCCGCCAGGTTGGAAAAACCACTCTGGCCAAGGAGGTTGCCCGGTCGATGGCCCCCGACCGGACCCAGTACCTCGACCTCGAGTTCCCCGCTGATCGAAACCGGCTCACCGACCCGGCCGAGTACTTCGAGGCCCACCGTGGGAGCCTGATCATTCTGGACGAAATCCAGTGGGTTCCCGAGTTGTTCCCGATCCTTCGCGGCGTGGTGGACCGTCGCCGGGAAGCCGGGGAACGGTTCGGGCAGTTCCTCGTCTTGGGCTCGGCCTCGATGGATCTGCTCCGCCAGTCGTCCGAGTCGTTGGCCGGACGGATCAGTCAGCTCGAGCTCCCCCCGATCGGCCTTGGCGAGGTACCGGACACCACGGCCGACCTCGATCAACTCTGGCGCCGGGGCGGGTTTCCGGACAGCCTCTTGGCTTCCGACGACGATGCCAGTCTGGCGTGGCGGCGGGCGTTCATCCGGACCTACCTCGAACGGGACATTCCGATGTTCCAGCCCCGGGTGCCCTCGGAAACGCTGCGCCGGTTCTGGACCATGCTGGCGCACAACCAAGGGCAGCAGTTGAATGCTGCCCGGCTCGCCGCGGGGTTGGGTGTGAGCGGCCAAACGGTGGCCCGCTACCTCGATCTGATGGTTGATCTGCTCCTGGTACGGCGACTACCCCCGTGGTCGGGTAACGTCGGGAAGCGTTTGGTGAAGAGCCCCAAGGTGTACGTCCGCGACAGCGGACTGGTCCACGCGCTGCTCGGCATCGGGACGCAGGATGACCTGCTCGGCCATCCGGTGGTCGGCGGTTCCTGGGAAGGCTTCGTCCTCGAAACCCTGATCGCGGGGGCCGGCGACCGGTCGCTGTCGTTCTATCGGACCGCCCGGGGGGCCGAGATCGACTTGGTGGTTGAGGGCCTCGACGGCCGGCGGCTCGCGGTCGAGATCAAGCGATCCTCGGCCCCGACCGTGAGCCGCGGCTTCCGGATCGGCTGTGAGGACCTCGGCGTCGCCGAGGCGGTAGTGGTGTATCCCGGCGTCGAGCGATTCCCGTTAGGCGGCGGAGTCACCGCGATGGGCCCGGCCGCCGCCGCGCAATGGCTTGGGGGGGCCTAGGGGTTTGATGAGTCGACGGCGTGCCGCTCCCCTTCGCTTCGTCGACCCTTTTGACCCGCTCGACGGTCCGATTGCGGACACGATCGACCTCCACGGCTTCCGGCGCGAGGAGGCCCGGCTCCGGGTCATTGCCGTCGTGACCAGCGCCCATCGGAAACAGCGCGGCGAGTTGATCCACATCATTACCGGGAAGGGTCGCCATTCACCGGACGGCGCGGTCCTTAAAGGGGCCGTCAAGACTGTCCTCAAGGGCGACGTGGCGCCAATGATCAAGGCGTTCGGCCCCGATCTCGACGACGGGGGCTACCTGGTCCGGGTTCGGCAGGGCGACTAATGAACGGCGGAAGCGCTCACCATCACGCCGCATTCGCCGCCGTGCTGGGCCACGTTCACCACTTGCTGTTGTGAGGCCCGGGCCACCAATCCAACCCCATAGCGGCTCGGCACGAACCCCATGACCACGTAAAACGGTGCCTGATGGACCTGGCCATCGGGGCCGAGCACCGGATACTGCTGGACCGGCAGGGCGACTTTGACATTTCGCTCGAGACGTTCGTCGCGGCGATCAACCGGGTCACCCCCGGATCGAACCGGGGCCGGGCCGACAAAATCAGCTACAATCTCCACATCATCATTCGCTCGGATCTCGAGCAGGCCACGCTCTCGGGCGATCTCCAGGTTGCCGAATTGCCGGGGGCCTGGAACGATGCCTACCGAAAGTATCTGGGGGTGACGCCGAAGAATGACGCCGACGGGTGTCTGCAGGACGGCCATTGGTCGGAAGGGATGATCGGCTACTTTCCGACGCACACATTAGGCAACGTCTACGCCGCCCAGTTGTTCGCCCAGGCGGAGCTCGACATCGGGCCGCTCGACGCGGCGTTTGCCAAGGGGGATTTTGCCGGGTTGTTGGGTTGGCTCCGGGACCGGGTTCACCGGCACGGATACCGCTGGCCCGCCCGAACCATCGTCGAACGGGCCACCGGGGCGGCGCCAACGCCCGGGCCGCTGCCCCGGTCGCCCGAATCCAGGTGTCGGCTCGCCGTCAGGTGAGGGCCGCCGCGACCCGCGCCAATCGGCCGCGGACCTCGTGCATCAGCTCGACGAGGGCCGGATCGCTTCCCATTTCTCCGGCGAGGAGCCTCGCCTCGGGGTTCGCAATCCGAACCATGCGTCCCTCCCCGGATGCCTCCACCGTCACGTTGCACGGCAACAGCAAGCCGACCATGGCGCTTTGGTTCAAGGCGCGGTGGGCCAGCGTAGGCGCGGAATTCAATCCCCAGTTTCTGTTTGAACACGTCGTGGGTGTCGATCCGGGTGAGGACCCCAAATCCCTCGGCTTTCAAGGCGGCGGTGACGCGCTCGATCGCGTCGTCCTGGGTGGTGGCAAGGCGGGCCTCGAAGGCAATTGGGAGCGTCGGCATGGCCCGAAACCAAATGCCACCACCGTGAAGGCCCGATGAACGGGGTACGAAGCTTCAGACCTCGATCCGGAACGGCTGGGCCCCCTCCCACACGACCCGTCGTCCGAGTTCGGGCAGCAGGTCGAGCCCGGTGACGATCGTCAGGACATGGTTGCCTTCGAGCCGCCCGAACTTGCTGGCGAAGGCCGTGGTCCCGTAGGGGAAGAGGATCTCGGTTTCGCTGACGGCTTTCGGATACAAGAGGATCTGGCCTGGCTTCGGCTCGGCGGTGGCGTTTTCGACTTCGACACCCGCTTCGAGATCGCCTAACGGCATCCACGCCGCCTCGCCGCTCCATCGGGCCTGCAAAAGATGCCCGCTGAGCGGGAGGAGCCGGAGCAAGGCGGCGCAACTGGCCGGCGCCCGCTCGCGCTCGAGTCGAGCCTCAAAAACGAGATTCCCGCAGATGATCCGAATCATG belongs to Gemmatimonadota bacterium and includes:
- a CDS encoding threonine/serine dehydratase, whose amino-acid sequence is MTVPGVSRDDLTRTAEALRGIAVRTPLVESAELSRRFGTPVWVKCEHHQPIGAFKIRGAYTAISRLPAEVRARGIITHSSGNHGQAVAYVAKHFGARAVIVMPENAPAIKVAGIKSHGAEIVVTTRKEREAKAAELIAQQGLVLIAPFDNYDVIMGQGTCAYEILEDQPSTAAIIAPVGGGGMIAGTCAAVGAIKPDTAVWGVEPAVSPKLTAALAAGHPVPFEPADTLADGLIPPALGSITFEYIRPVIRGVATLTEPEIAAGVRFLFHSMGLKIEPSGATPVAALLAGKIVPTGPTACILTGGNVDPAIFARLVG
- the gyrA gene encoding DNA gyrase subunit A, whose product is MTAPNSRERILPRPIEDEMKQSFINYSMSVIVSRALPDVRDGLKPVHRRILNAMNELGLVPGRPYKKSATVVGEVLGKYHPHGDSPVYEAMVRMVQDFSLRYPLVDGQGNFGSVDGDPAAAYRYTEARLTKVAVTMLEDIDKNTVDFQPNYDDRLMEPTVLPSKIPNLLVNGSSGIAVGMATNIPPHNLREICQAVTVLIDQPDATIQDLTKHVKGPDFPTGGYIYGIQGIREAYETGRGKVVMRARAQIEEKESSGKSAIVITELPYQVNKATLAKAIADLAMEKKVEGISAVRDESDRDGMRLVVELKRDTIPHVVLNQLYKHTTMQSTFGVINLALVKGQPRVMNLKELLQHFIEHRHEIVIRRSQFDLDQAAAREHILEGLKIAVDNIDEVVEIIRKSKDVDDADARLQKRFKLSEKQSEAILNMRLAKLTGLEIEKLEAELKEVRDIISKLRAILASREKRMQILKDEMDEVTKAFGDDRRTEIIPDQNEFSVEDLIVEEDMVITISHTGYIKRTPVSTYRRQRRGGKGLQGATTKEDDWIEHLFIASTHDYVMFFSNQGQVYWLKVHEVPQGGRATRGKPIIQCIAVRPDEHITALVPVREFSDNRWLVFVTRNGTVKKSVLSDYGNPRANGIIAINIETGDELIDVQLTDGNNDIVLATTGGMSIRFHESDVREMGRATGGVKGIELNADDRVIGMVVIRRDATLLVVSEKGFGKRSEITEYRVQKRGGKGIITFHNTDKTGHCMALKEVQPSDELMMITRSGVIIRVPVDGIRVIGRNTQGVRVMNLEGTDSIVGVARVVKEEEAEGEADEAEVEEAE
- a CDS encoding ATP-binding protein, giving the protein MLDRPVFVAAARIALSRFPVVALLGPRQVGKTTLAKEVARSMAPDRTQYLDLEFPADRNRLTDPAEYFEAHRGSLIILDEIQWVPELFPILRGVVDRRREAGERFGQFLVLGSASMDLLRQSSESLAGRISQLELPPIGLGEVPDTTADLDQLWRRGGFPDSLLASDDDASLAWRRAFIRTYLERDIPMFQPRVPSETLRRFWTMLAHNQGQQLNAARLAAGLGVSGQTVARYLDLMVDLLLVRRLPPWSGNVGKRLVKSPKVYVRDSGLVHALLGIGTQDDLLGHPVVGGSWEGFVLETLIAGAGDRSLSFYRTARGAEIDLVVEGLDGRRLAVEIKRSSAPTVSRGFRIGCEDLGVAEAVVVYPGVERFPLGGGVTAMGPAAAAQWLGGA
- a CDS encoding DUF3830 family protein, with amino-acid sequence MIRIICGNLVFEARLERERAPASCAALLRLLPLSGHLLQARWSGEAAWMPLGDLEAGVEVENATAEPKPGQILLYPKAVSETEILFPYGTTAFASKFGRLEGNHVLTIVTGLDLLPELGRRVVWEGAQPFRIEV